In one Neobacillus sp. WH10 genomic region, the following are encoded:
- a CDS encoding malate:quinone oxidoreductase, protein MSNIQNKTDVILIGAGIMSATLGSLLKALAPEWEIKVFEKLANAGEESSNEWNNAGTGHSALCELNYTSEKSDGSIDISKAIKINEQFQLSRQFWSYLVNSNLIRNPQDFIMPIPHMSLVQGEENVAFLKKRFKALSNNPLFQGMEFSDDTEKLIEWIPLIMEGRKLNEPIAATKIDSGTDVNFGALTRMLFEHLRSNNVEINYKHSVEDIKRTSGGLWELKVHDTDSGKIEYHTAKFVFIGGGGGSLPLLQKTGIPESKHIGGFPVSGLFMVCNNPEVIAQHHAKVYGKAKVGAPPMSVPHLDTRYIDNKKTLLFGPFAGFSPKFLKTGSNFDLIGSVKPNNVITMLAAGVKEMALTKYLIEQVMLSHEKRMEELREFIPDAKSEDWDTVTAGQRVQVIKDTEAGGKGTLQFGTEVVSAADGSIAALLGASPGASTAVHVMLEVLKKCFPQHMKEWEPKIKEMIPSYGVSLTENPELFQEIHTSTAQTLGLSEKELVYS, encoded by the coding sequence ATGAGTAACATTCAGAACAAAACAGACGTTATCTTAATTGGTGCTGGAATCATGAGCGCGACTTTGGGATCTTTATTGAAAGCGTTAGCACCTGAATGGGAAATCAAAGTGTTTGAGAAACTTGCAAACGCTGGTGAAGAAAGCTCTAACGAATGGAATAATGCGGGTACGGGACATTCTGCACTTTGCGAGCTTAACTATACTTCTGAAAAATCTGACGGATCTATAGATATTAGCAAAGCTATAAAAATTAATGAACAGTTTCAGCTTTCAAGACAGTTTTGGTCTTATCTAGTAAACAGCAATCTGATTCGTAATCCGCAGGACTTTATTATGCCAATACCACATATGAGTTTAGTACAAGGGGAAGAAAATGTAGCGTTTTTGAAAAAACGTTTTAAAGCGCTGTCAAACAATCCCTTGTTTCAAGGGATGGAATTTTCCGATGACACTGAAAAGCTGATCGAATGGATTCCGCTTATCATGGAAGGCCGTAAATTGAATGAACCGATAGCGGCCACAAAAATCGACTCTGGAACGGATGTCAACTTTGGTGCTTTAACGCGCATGTTGTTTGAACACTTAAGGAGTAACAACGTCGAGATAAACTACAAGCATAGTGTTGAGGATATTAAACGTACTAGCGGCGGCTTATGGGAATTGAAAGTGCATGATACCGATAGCGGTAAAATTGAATACCATACTGCAAAATTCGTTTTTATCGGTGGTGGGGGCGGAAGTCTGCCTTTACTACAAAAAACCGGTATTCCTGAGTCAAAACATATTGGAGGGTTCCCGGTAAGCGGACTATTTATGGTATGTAACAATCCTGAAGTTATAGCGCAGCATCATGCAAAAGTGTATGGTAAAGCTAAGGTTGGAGCTCCTCCAATGTCTGTTCCGCATCTTGATACAAGATATATCGACAACAAAAAAACATTGCTGTTTGGACCGTTTGCCGGCTTCTCGCCAAAGTTCTTAAAAACTGGTTCAAATTTTGATTTAATAGGTTCCGTAAAACCGAATAATGTAATCACTATGTTGGCGGCAGGCGTAAAAGAGATGGCATTGACGAAATACCTGATCGAGCAAGTTATGTTATCGCATGAAAAACGCATGGAAGAATTACGCGAGTTTATTCCGGACGCCAAAAGCGAGGATTGGGATACGGTGACAGCGGGCCAACGTGTGCAAGTTATCAAAGATACAGAGGCCGGAGGTAAAGGAACACTTCAATTTGGTACGGAAGTTGTTAGTGCCGCTGATGGCTCGATTGCTGCATTGCTTGGTGCTTCTCCAGGTGCTTCTACGGCAGTTCACGTTATGCTTGAAGTATTAAAAAAATGCTTCCCACAACATATGAAAGAGTGGGAACCAAAAATAAAAGAAATGATTCCTTCTTATGGCGTGTCACTAACGGAAAACCCAGAGCTTTTCCAAGAAATTCATACTTCAACAGCACAGACGCTTGGTCTAAGCGAAAAAGAACTGGTCTATAGTTAA
- a CDS encoding DNRLRE domain-containing protein: MKKIMVLLLSTVLLLQCFFFPSKTLNAQAKENTYNNDYVATINFDKFKKKIKEDDLMLTVKKTLLNANKYALNAWYKDKKHLDTQEDQEYYNLYKAAGSSVNEYIYRFPAGQAFGLAVSLKTGAYDESYTGVSEEDAKNYVIKLSTSVAYAHKSNGGNYKSWGDDWQAAHWAYYAGYAAWLFWDDLNEEQRKLIQNMITHEADRFINKNPDYWKLTNGKELYPGDSKIEEDGWNSELLNLASHMLPQHEHADAWYYRMIEYQLAAFATPEMNESDEIIHGRKAKDWVYGYNVNSDGTVINHNLIHPVYNASATGVNSSIVNSLVGEKLPLAAKYNLEHLYSGLTEATFTSPPYDAPGGTMYVKDSSELYYPQGSDWGKGIYDTFANIDISAYVYGYGKDAKKWAKLHANKVLEQQGRYEDGHTYEPNENSYLGREEAISTRMGSAYMTLWLNEKVRVKFSNKPVEFPHKDLPSIGANQEYAFASESTYVRGGSYANTSYYPTDVMEVKNDGGEASSYSREGYLKFDLSEIKSYPKSAMLYIPVVDVGSLVESKNITNSIELVDDNSWSQENLTFKNKPLKTGKIIETWTPNKNGLMIDISEYVKKAYDSDGKLSLRIFSNVSSSGDTFVRYGTSRQADPNYIPRLTLTY, translated from the coding sequence ATGAAAAAGATAATGGTTTTGCTCTTAAGTACTGTTTTGCTATTACAATGTTTTTTCTTTCCTTCAAAGACTCTTAATGCGCAAGCAAAAGAAAATACATACAATAATGACTATGTAGCAACTATTAATTTTGATAAATTTAAGAAGAAAATTAAAGAAGATGATTTGATGTTGACAGTGAAAAAAACACTGTTAAATGCGAATAAATACGCTTTAAACGCATGGTATAAAGATAAAAAACACCTTGATACGCAAGAAGACCAGGAGTATTACAATCTTTACAAAGCTGCCGGTTCATCTGTTAATGAATATATTTATCGTTTCCCGGCAGGTCAGGCTTTTGGGCTGGCTGTTTCACTTAAAACAGGTGCCTATGATGAAAGTTATACTGGAGTAAGTGAAGAAGACGCAAAAAATTATGTAATCAAATTATCAACTTCTGTTGCGTATGCCCATAAATCCAATGGCGGTAATTATAAGTCTTGGGGAGATGATTGGCAGGCAGCTCATTGGGCATATTATGCAGGGTACGCAGCATGGCTATTTTGGGACGATTTGAATGAGGAACAAAGAAAATTGATACAAAACATGATTACTCATGAAGCAGATCGTTTCATCAATAAAAATCCTGATTATTGGAAACTTACAAACGGAAAAGAATTATACCCAGGAGATTCAAAAATTGAAGAAGATGGTTGGAACTCCGAATTATTGAATCTAGCTTCTCATATGTTACCACAGCATGAACATGCAGATGCATGGTATTACCGCATGATCGAATATCAGTTAGCTGCCTTCGCTACTCCAGAGATGAATGAAAGTGATGAAATCATCCATGGAAGAAAAGCAAAAGATTGGGTTTATGGATATAATGTCAATAGCGATGGAACAGTCATCAATCATAATCTTATCCATCCAGTCTATAATGCATCGGCAACCGGTGTAAACAGCTCAATTGTTAATAGCCTAGTTGGCGAAAAACTTCCACTAGCTGCAAAATACAATTTGGAACATCTTTATAGTGGATTAACTGAAGCAACCTTTACATCTCCACCGTATGATGCACCGGGTGGAACAATGTATGTAAAAGATTCTAGCGAATTATATTATCCTCAAGGTTCGGACTGGGGCAAGGGAATATACGATACATTTGCCAATATTGATATTTCTGCTTATGTATATGGATACGGTAAAGATGCGAAAAAATGGGCAAAATTGCATGCGAATAAAGTTTTAGAACAGCAAGGCCGCTATGAAGATGGTCACACATATGAGCCGAATGAAAATTCCTATTTAGGAAGAGAGGAAGCAATATCTACAAGAATGGGTTCTGCTTATATGACGCTTTGGTTAAATGAAAAAGTACGTGTGAAATTTTCTAACAAGCCTGTAGAATTTCCACATAAAGATTTACCAAGTATTGGAGCAAATCAGGAATATGCTTTTGCAAGCGAAAGTACTTATGTTCGCGGCGGGAGTTACGCTAACACTTCCTATTATCCAACAGACGTAATGGAAGTGAAAAATGATGGAGGCGAAGCTTCCTCTTATTCCCGAGAAGGTTATCTAAAATTTGATTTATCTGAAATAAAAAGCTATCCGAAATCGGCAATGCTTTACATTCCTGTAGTAGATGTGGGAAGCTTAGTAGAATCTAAAAATATAACAAATTCTATTGAATTGGTAGACGATAATTCATGGTCTCAAGAAAATCTTACATTTAAAAACAAGCCCTTAAAAACTGGAAAAATAATAGAAACATGGACTCCAAATAAAAACGGGCTGATGATTGATATAAGCGAATATGTAAAAAAAGCCTATGATTCAGATGGGAAATTGAGTTTAAGAATCTTTTCTAATGTTAGTTCTTCTGGAGATACTTTTGTAAGATATGGAACGAGTCGTCAAGCTGATCCAAATTATATACCAAGATTGACCTTGACATACTGA